CGAGCAGGCGCGAACCAGCCGTGCACATCTCGCCCATGTTGTAAAAGATCGCGCCCGCGGCGGCGTTGGCGGCGCGGTCGAGGTCCGCACAGTCCGGCATCACGATGTTGGGCGACTTGCCGCCCAGTTCGAGCCATACGCGCTTCAGATTCGACTGCCCGGCGTACTGCATGATGAGTTTGCCCACATTGGTCGAGCCGGTGAAGGCGAGACAATCTACGTCTGGATGCAGCGCGAGCAGCTTGCCCGGCTCACCGGCGCCCGGCACGACATTGAACACGCCCGCCGGAATACCCGCTTCGTGGGCAAGTTGCGCGATACGGATGGCCGTCAGCGGCGACTTCTCGGAGGGCTTCAGCACCACGCTATTGCCGGCCGCCAGCGCCGGGCCGAACTTCCACGACGCCATCAGGATCGGAAAATTCCACGGCACTACCGCCGCCACGACGCCGATCGGCTCACGCGTGACCAGCCCCACCAGATGATGATCGGCCGGGGCCACTTCGCCACCGATCTTGTCGATCGCCTCGGCAAACCATTCAACGCAGTACGCGGCGCCCGGCACGTCCACCGAAGTCGTATCGCCGATCGGCTTGCCGGCGTCGAGCGTTTCGAGCAGCGATAGCTCGTCGAGGTGCTCGCGCATCAAGCCGGCCCAACGCAGCAGGACAGCTTTGCGCTGGCGCGGATTCAGCCCGGACCACACATGCGAATCGAAGGCGCGGCGCGCCGCCGCAACCGCCGCGCCGACATCGTCCGCCGCGCTATCGGCCACCTTGACGAGCAGCTTGCCGTCGATCGGGCTCAGGCAATCGAAGGTGCGCCCGCTCGCAGCATGGCGATATTCGCCGTCGATAAACGCGCGGCCTTCGATCGAAAGCGTTGCGGCCTTGTCCTGCCAGTAAGCCAGAGTCTTTTCCATCAGGATGCCTCAATGTTATGCGTTCGACGTCCAGCGTGAGAGCCGCCCTCGCAGCCATCACGAGCGTCGCAACGACGTTGACGCGGAAAGTCTAGAAGCTCGGCGGCGAATTCGCCGAGACGATTTCGCAGACGTGTTCCGCGCTGGGATTGCGAAAACGGTGCGGCAAACGGCTTTCGAAGTAGTAGCTGTCACCGGGGTCGAGCAGCCACGTAGCGCCGTCCACGGTCAATTCGATCTGACCGCTGACGATCACCCCGCCCTCGTGTCCGGTGTGCACGAGCATCTCCGGTCCGGTGTCTGAAAGCGGTTGATAGACTTCCCGCAAGATGCCCATGTTGCGGTCTTTCACACCCGCACCGGCGAGATAGAACTCGATCGACTCGTTGCCGAGATTCGGCATGTCGGCGCGGCGCGACACCACGGAGCGGTCAGCTTCCACTTCGAACGTGAAGAATTCGGCGAGGCTCATCGGTATGCACTCGAGCAGCTTCTTGAGCGACCCGACTGAGGGACTCACGCGATTTTGTTCGATCAACGAAATAGTTCCGTTAGTGACGCCCGCCCGTTTGGCCAGCTCGCGCTGAGACAGGCCATTCTTCTTACGGATGTACTGCAGGCGGGACGCAACTTCGATGGACATCGCTGCACTCTCAGAGTGGATGAACCCGTTTAAGGAATCAGCAGGATCGCGTCGGGTCTGCGCGAGTGTTGAATATTCTAATCACTTTAAGGCTGCCGCTGCTGGGGAAAACCCTTTGATGCATTCGAAATACCGGCTATTGCAATACGCATACCCAACCCGCGGGTTTTGGCCTATTGCCTCGGGTAAGCCCTGATAAATCTTTTATAAAAATGATTTGACGGCAATATTGGCTCGTATATGCTGGTTCACAGGCGGTCGTCATGCCAACGTCACAGATCCTCCAGCGAGTGTTTTGCGACGAAGCGAAGCAGTTTCGCTGCGGCACCAGGCGATCAACCCGCGTCACGTTTCTTTAAACGCCCTGTGCGTTTCTGAACGAGGCGTTCAATACTTTCAACGTCGCTAGTCGAGTGTAATCGTGAGAGTCCGAGGCCCTTTGGTTAGGTGGGAACGCAGTCAGGCGAGATGTCTTCGTCCTGAAGGCACCATCGCCGACGGCAGCAACGGCAGCCTTGCGTTTCGCCGCTTTCTGTCCGTCTTCACGATCCTGTCCCGCCGTTCTGTCCGACGCCACAATTCCGTCTCTGCGCGCGCTTTCATCGCCGTACGCACCGACGAAGTCGCTTCCCTGCTGCCCTAGCGCCTCTCTATTTACCGTTCGGTTCACCTGTTTGCCTGAGCGTATGCGTGTGCCTTTACCGGCACCAGCGCTTGTGCGTGCATCGTTTCGTCTGTTGTCTGCGCATTCGTATCCGTTGCGCCAGGTAATGGGCTGAACCGAACGGCTTTCCTGATAGCAATGCGCGGCATGGTCCGCTAACGACCTCCGCCTGCACTTCCGGTGGCTTTGCGCCCTGCGCACGGCTGCGGAATCGTGCCGCGCCTGTTTTAACGTTGTTCGCGCCGCGTCCCGCGGGGAATAAACACGTCCATTCATTTAGTCATGCGAACCAGACCCCTGGTCGGCATTAGCGCCGACAGAACGATGACGGGAGTGCACCCGTCGCACACGGTCGGCGAGAAATATATCGCCGCTGTCGTCGACGGCTCACACGCGCTGGCGATGCTGCTGCCCGCGCTCGGCAACCGTCAGGCCGCTGCCGAGATTCTCGCGACGGTCGACGGCTTGCTGTTTACCGGCAGCTATTCGAATGTCGAGCCGCACCATTACGGTGGCGAGCCCAGCGTACCGGGCACGCTGCACGATGCTGCACGCGACGCGACGACGCTGCCGCTCCTCGCTGCAGCGATCGACGCCGGTGTGCCGGTCCTCGCCGTCTGTCGCGGCTTTCAGGAAATGAATGTGGTGTTCGGCGGGACGCTGCATCAAAGCGTTCACGCGGTGGCAGGTTTAAACGACCACCGTGAGAACAAGGAAGACGAACTGGACGTGCAATACGCACCGTCGCATTCCATCGCGCTGACCGAGGGCGGCCTGCTGCAGCGCCTTGCAGCGGGAGCGAATGAGGCACGTGTGAATTCCTTGCACGGACAAGGCGTCGAGCGGCTAGGCAACGGCCTCGTGGCCGAAGCCACTGCGCCGGACGGATTGATCGAGGCGGTGAGCGTCAGGAATGCGCGTGCCTTCGCTTTGGGTGTGCAGTGGCACCCCGAGTGGAAGCACGCGAACGACGCGCTGTCCACCGCGATCTTCCGGGCGTTCGGCGATGCATGCCGCGATCGAATGCGCACCAGGGCCGGCTATGGCGCGGCATCCGCCGCCACGCACGCCTGAGCTGGTCCGCGCAAAAACTGAGAGAACAATCATGCAAGACATCGACGAATTTCTGAAGCAACACCGCATCACCGAGATCGAAGCAATCATTCCCGACATGGCCGGGATCGCGCGCGGCAAGATCATTCCGCGCAGCAAGTTCGAATCCGGGGAATCCATGCGCCTGCCGCAAGCGGTGATGATCCAGACCGTCACAGGGGACTATCCGGAGGACGGTTCACTGACCGGCGTCACCGATCCCGACATGGTCTGCGTTCCCGACGCTTCGACCATCCGCCTGATTCCGTGGGCAGTCGATCCCACCGCGCAGGTGATTCACGACTGCGTGCACTTCGACGGCACACCGGTCGCCATCTCGCCGCGCCGGGTGCTGCGCCAGGTGCTTGAGCTGTACAAGGCCCGCGGCTGGAAGCCGGTTATTGCGCCGGAACTCGAGTTCTACCTGGTCGACATGAACAAGGATCCGGATCTGCCGCTGCAACCGCCGATCGGCCGGACCGGCCGTCCGGAGACGGGCCGCCAGGCGTACTCGATCGAAGCGGTCAACGAATTCGATCCGCTGTTCGAAGACATCTATGAGTATTGCGACATTCAGGAGCTCGAAGTCGACACGCTGATCCACGAGGTCGGCGCGGCGCAGATGGAAATCAACTTCATGCACGGCGACCCGCTCAAGCTCGCGGACAGCGTGTTTCTGTTCAAGCGCACGGTGCGCGAGGCCGCGCTGCGTCACAAGATGTATGCGACGTTCATGGCCAAGCCGATGGAAAGCGAGCCGGGTTCGGCGATGCACATGCATCAGAGCCTCGTCGACGAGGAGAGCGGGCACAACCTGTTCACCGGCCCCGACGGCAAGCCCACGCCACTATTCGACGGCTATATCGCCGGCCTGCAGAAATACACGCCCGCGTTGATGCCGATTTTCGCACCGTACATCAACTCCTACCGCCGCTTGTCGCGTTTTATGGCGGCTCCGATCAACGTGGCGTGGGGCTACGACAACCGCACGGTGGGCTTCCGGATTCCGCATTCGGGGCCGGCTGCACGGCGCATTGAAAACCGCATTCCTGGCGTGGATTGCAATCCCTACCTCGCCATTGCCGCAACGCTTGCGGCCGGCTACCTCGGCATGACGCAAAATCTGCGGCCTACCGAGCCGCTGATCAGCGACGGCTACGAACTGCCCTATCAATTGCCGCGCAATCTCGAAGAGGGCCTGACGCTGATGGGCGGGTGCGAACCGATCGCCGAAGTGCTCGGCGAGAAATTCGTCAAGGCCTATCTGGCATTGAAGGAAACCGAGTATGAAGCGTTTTTCCGCGTGATCAGTTCGTGGGAACGCCGGCACCTGCTGCTGCACGTTTAAGACGTGCGTAAGCCAAGAGAACAACTGGAGGCAACATGAGCTACAGAACAGAAGAAGTCGCGTACGTGCAACCGGCCCAGCCGGCGGCGTTCGCGCAGGTATCGCAACAACGCAGCACTGCTGAGTATCGCGCGCTCGACGCGGCACACCATATTCACCCGTTTTCGGACATGGGTTCGCTCAACAAGGCCGGCAGCCGCGTGATCGTCAAGGCCAAGGGCGTGTATGTATGGGATTCCGAAGGCAACCAGATCATCGACGGTATGGCGGGTCTGTGGTGCGTGAACGTCGGCTACGGCCGCAAGGAACTCGCCGACGCCGCCTACCGGCAGATGCTGGAGTTGCCCTACTACAACACCTTCTTCAAGACCACGCATCCGCCGGTGATCGAACTGTCGGCGCTGCTCGCGGAACTGGCGCCGGCTCCGTTCAATCACTTCTTCTATTGCAACAGCGGTTCGGAAGGCAACGACACCGTGCTGCGCATCGTCCATCAGTTCTGGGCCACGCAGGGCAAGCACGCGAAGAGGTACGTGATTTCGCGCAAGAACGGCTATCACGGTTCGACAATCGCCGGCGGCACGCTCGGCGGCATGGGCTACATGCATGAGCAGATGCCGTCGAAAGTCGAGAACATCGTTCACATCGACCAGCCGTATTATTTCGGCGAAGCCGAGGGCAATCTCACGCCGGAAGAATTCGGCCTCGCCCGCGCACAGCAGCTGGAAGCCAGGATCCTCGAGATCGGCGCGGAGAACGTCGCCGCGTTTATCGGTGAGCCTTTCCAGGGGGCGGGGGGCGTGATTTTCCCGCCGTCGACTTACTGGCCGGAAATCCAGCGCATCTGCCGCAAGTACGACATCCTGCTGGTGGCAGATGAAGTGATCGGCGGTTTCGGGCGCACCGGTGAATGGTTCGCACATCAGCACTTCGAGTTCGAGCCCGACCTCATCACGCTCGCCAAGGGCTTGACGAGCGGCTATGTGCCGATGGGCGCGGTCGGTCTGCATGACCGTGTCGCCAAAGTCATTGTCGAAAACGGCGACTTCAACCACGGCCTCACCTACTCGGGCCATCCGGTTGCGGCAGCGGTGGCGGTCGCCAACCTGAAGCTCTTGCGCGACGAGAAAATCATCGAGCGCGTCAAGACCGACACCGGTCCGTACTTCCAGAAGCAGTTGCGCGAGGCCTTCGCGAACCATCCGATCGTCGGCGATATCTCCGGCGCCGGGCTGGTAGCCGGTCTGCAACTCGCGCAGGAGCCTAAAACGCGCAAGCGTTTTGCCAATGGAGGTGAAGTCGGCACCATCTGCCGCGACTTCTGCTTCAACGGCAACCTGATCATGCGCGCTAGCGGCGACCGGATGCTGCTGTCGCCACCGCTCGTGATCACCAGGCAGGAAATCGACGAGATCGTGTCGAAGGCGAAAAAGGCCATCGACGCGACCGCACAACAACTCGGAATTTCGTAACGGCAGTTCTTTTCCGGCCCGGGCGCAACAACCATGACACGCGCCCATGCCGGGATTCTAACTTCAAGGGAAAAACGCCATGAGCGCTAGTCATACTGGACGTCATCTTCGACATGCGGTTGCGGGGGCCGCGCTTCTCGCCGTCACGAGCTTTACTGCGCTGTCGGTCTCACCGGCGCTTGCGGCCGACACGGAACTGAACGTGTACAACTGGTCGGACTACATCGCCAAAGACACGATTCCGAACTTCGAGAAGCAGGACGGCATCCACGTGAAGTACGACAACTACGACAGCGACGATACCTTGCAGGCCAAGCTGCTCGCAGGGAGTTCGGGTTACGACATCGTCGTGCCGACGTCCAACTACATGGCCAAACAGATTCAGGCCGGCGTCTACCAGAAGCTGGATAAATCCAAGCTGCCGAACCTGGCGAACCTCGACCCGGTTCTGATGAAGATGATTACCGACGCCGATCCGGGCAACCAGTACGGGGTGCCCTGGGCATACGGCACGGACGGCATAGGCTATAACCTGCAAGCCGTACAGAAGGCACTCGGCGCCGATGCGCCGGTGGATAGCTGGTCGCTGGTGTTCGATCCGGCCAACCTCTCCAAGCTGAAGGGCTGCGGCGTGTCGTTCCTCGACCAGGCTGTCGACGTGTTCGCTGCCGTGCTGCAATACATGCACAAGGATCCGAACAGCACGAACCCGGCTGACTATCAGGCCGCCTTCGAAGTGCTGAAGAAAGTCCGCCCGTATATCACCCAGTTCAACTCCTCCGGTTACATCAACGACCTCGCTAACAACGACATCTGCGTCGCCGTGGCGTGGTCGGGCGACGTCGGCATCGCCAGCCGCCGTGCCGCTGAAGCGAAGCGCTCGTACACGGTCAAGTTTTCCAACGTCAAGGAAGGCGGCCTGCTGTGGTTCGACGTGATGGTGATCCCGAAGGATGCGCCGCACGCTGAAGCCGCACTGAAGTGGATTAACTACATCGAAGATCCGAAGGTCAACGCCGCGATCACCAATGAAGTCTTCTACCCGACCGCCAACAAGGCTGCACGCCAGTTCGTGACGCCGGGCGTCGCTCAGGACACCACTGTTTATCCGGGTGACGACGTATTGAGCAAGATGACGCTAATGAAGCCGATGCCGAGCGACATTCTGCGCCTCGAAAACCGTCTTTGGGCTCAGCTCAAAACCGGCCACTAATCTTTAGACACCGCATATCAGCGGATATAACCGCGGAGCAGGGATCGCTCGATCCCTCTCCGCCTGAATCAGGCAATAAGGCAGTCAGCCTGCGCCTTGCAAGCGCAGTCCCATGTTTCCCGATCGCAGCAGACCTTTGTGAGCCGCCCCGCGCGCCCCACACGGGGACGCTTACGCCCGCGATCCGCAAGGAATGGTTACGCCATGAACTCGACGACCTCAAATAGCGCCGCCCAGGCGGCTCGTAATGCTGCAAAAGCCGCGGTTACGACTAAAAGCAAGTCCGACGAATTTGTCCGTATCGAAAACGTCGTAAAGAAATTCGGCGACAGCACCGCTGTCGATAACGTCAATCTGACCATCGCGAAGAATGAACTCTTCGCACTGCTCGGCAGCTCGGGCTGCGGCAAGTCCACGCTCCTGCGCATGCTCGCCGGGCTGGAAACGGCCACCTCGGGACGCATCTTCGTCGACGGCGAAGATCTCGCGGCGATGCCGCCGTACAAGCGCCCGGTCAACATGATGTTCCAGTCGTATGCGTTGTTCCCCCATATGAGCGTGGAGTCGAACATCGCCTTCGGCCTCAAGCAGGAAGGCACGCCGAAGAACGAAATCAAGGAACGCGTTGCCGATGCGCTGCACCTCGTGCAGATGAGCCGGTTCGCGGGCCGCAAGCCGCACCAGCTCTCGGGTGGCCAGCAGCAGCGTGTGGCGCTGGCCCGCTCGCTCGTCAAGCGTCCCAAGCTGCTGCTGCTCGACGAGCCGATGTCCGCGCTCGACAAGAAGATCCGCCAGAAGACCCAGCTCGAGCTGGTCAACATCATCGAGAAGGTCGACGTGACCTGCGTGATGGTGACCCACGATCAGGAAGAGGCGATGACCATGGCCGGGCGCCTCGCCGTGATGAGCGAAGGCCGCATCGTGCAGATTGGTACGCCCTCCCAGGTTTATGAGTTTCCGAACAGCCGCTTCTCGGCCGAGTTTATCGGCACGACCAACATGTTCGAAGGTGTGGTGGTGGAGGACGAGCCCGATCACATCTTCGTCGAAAGCGAGGATCTCGAAGCACGCATGTATGTAAGCCACGGCATCACGGGTCCGCTCGGCATGCCGGTGGGCATCTCGGTACGCCCGGAGCGCGTCAGGGTTTCGCTCGAGAAGCCGGGCACGCCGCACAACTGGGCTCGTGGAGTCGTCTCGGATGTCGCTTACATGGGCAGCTATTCGCTGTATCACGTACGCCTGCCGAGCGGCAAGACCGTGGTGTCGAACCTGTCCAGCTCGCACCTGATGAGCGAAGGGGCGCCCGCCTATAACGACGACGTGTTCGTCCATTGGTCGCCGGCGAGCGGCGTGGTGGTGACGCAATGACAACATCCGTCTCCACCTCCTCCGTGGCGCCCGGCACCCTCACCCGGCTGCTGAAGCGCCTGAGCGCCCTGCTTCCGTCGGGCCGCACAACGGTGATCGGCGTACCGTTCATCTGGCTAACGCTGTTCTTCGCACTGCCCTTCGTGCTGGTACTGAAGATCAGTTTCGCCGATCTGCGCCTGAGCATTCCACCGTACTCCGACCTCGTCAGCATGAAAGACGGCGTCGTGCATCTGGCGATCCAACTCGGTCACTACGCGTTTCTGCTGCAGGACGACCTGTATATCGCGACCTACATCAGTTCCCTGAAGATGGCGGCCATCTCGACCTTCTTCTGCCTGCTGATCGGCTATCCGATCGCGTACTACATTGCGCGTTCGGAGCCGGCCAAACGCAATCTGTTGATGATGGGCGTGATGCTGCCTTTCTGGACCTCGTTCCTGATCCGCGTCTATGCATGGATAGGCATCCTGAAGGACGACGGCCTGCTCAATCACACGCTGATGGCGATCGGCATGATCCACTCGCCGCTGCGGCTATACCACACCGATATCGGCGTCTATATCGGCATGGTCTATTCGTATCTGCCGTTCATGGTGATGCCGCTGTATGCGCACCTGGTGAAGATGGACCTGACGCTGCTCGAAGCCGCCTACGACCTCGGCGCCAAGCCGTGGACCGCCTTCACGCGCATCACGTTGCCGCTGTCGAAGAACGGCATCATCGCCGGCAGTCTGCTGGTGTTCATCCCCGCAGTGGGCGAATACGTGATCCCCGAACTGCTCGGTGGCGCAGACACCCTGATGATCGGCCGTGTGATGTGGGACGAGTTCTTCAACGATATGGACTGGCCGATGGCGTCCGCCGTCACGGTCGCGATGGTTCTGCTGCTGCTCGTGCCGATGGCCGTGTTCCAGTACTACCAGGTCAAGGAACTGGAGGGCGCGAAATGATCAGGCCGAACAGAAAGCTTTCCAACACCGTCCTGACGCTCGGGTTCCTGTTCCTTTATATCCCGATCATCAGCCTCGTCGTGTACTCGTTCAACGAGTCGAAGCTCGTCACCGTGTGGTCCGGCTTTTCGCTGAAATGGTACGGGGCGCTGCTGCAGGACGACGAGTTGCTCAGCGCGGCGTGGCTGTCGCTGAAGATCGGGCTGTTGACGGCATGCGCCTCGGTCGTGATCGGAACGTGGGCGGGTTTCGTGCTCGCGCGCTTCGGGCGCTTTCGCGGCTTCACGATGTTTGCCGGGATGATCAACGCGCCACTCGTGATTCCTGAAGTGATTCAAGGCATCTCGCTGCTGCTGCTGTTCGTCGCGCTCGAACAGATGCTCGGCTGGCCAAAGGGCCGCGGCCTGTTCACGATCTGGATCGGCCACGTGATGTTGTGCGTCTCCTACGTCGCAATCATCGTGCAGTCACGCGTCAAGGAGCTGAACAAGTCGCTCGAGGAAGCCGCACTCGATCTCGGCGCAACGCCGTTCAAGGTGTTCTTCCTGATCACGCTGCCGCTGATCTCGCAGGCGCTGATGTCCGGCTGGCTGCTGTCGTTCACGCTCTCGTTCGACGATCTGGTGCTATCCGCGTTCCTTTCCGGTCCCGGTTCCACCACGCTGCCGCTTGTCGTGTTCTCGCGAGTACGTCTCGGTCTGAATCCGGAAATGAATGCGCTCGCAACGATCTTCATCACGGTTGTAACGATCGGTGTGATTGCAGTGAACCGCTGGATGCAGATTCGCGAACGCAAGCGCACCCGCGATATGCAAATGGCGTTTGCCGTTGCCGAAGCCGCCGATGCAGCAACCGTTACCCCTCAACCCGCCGCCGTGCGCAAGTCGCTCGGTACCGTCCGAGTTTAAGCAGTTCCTGGCAATACGACCAACAAGGAGAATGTGCATGAGAAAGAAACTCATCTGCCTGCTAGTGGCGGGGAGTCTGCCTGGCGTTGCCATGGCGGACGCCACCAGCGATGAGATCAAGGCGCTTCAGGCCCAGCTGAACGCCTTGCAAAAAGAAGTGAAGCAATTGCGCTCGGAGGTCGCAGCCAAACCCAAGGCGGTAGCCGCCGCACCGGCGCCAGCGCCGGCTGCGGCACCTGCCGTGGCCGCAGCCCCGGTGGACATTTCGTCGCCTGACTACGGCAAGTCGCAAGCGACGCTGACCAACGACCAGGTCGACTCGATGAAGCAGCAGATCGCCAACCAGCAGCTGAAGGTCGATTCGCTAGTGGATGCGCAGAACACCGGTCCGATCGCAGGCCTCTCGATCACGGGCTATATCGATCCGACCTATGTCTATAACCGCGCGCCAGGCACCTCGTCGTTCCTGTTCGCGAACCACGAAAGCAGCTACAACTACTTCAACAGCACGTTCGGCGATCTCTACCTCGACATCAAGAAGACTTTCGGTGTCGGCCCGATGGCGCCGTCGGCCGAAATCACGCTGATGCCGAACCGCGGCAACGGCATTACGCTGCTGCAGAACGAGCACGGTACGATCGGCGACAACATCCTGAACACGGCGGTCGTGACGGTACCGGTGACGGCGACGACGACCTTCGTGGCCGGCTTGATGCCGAGCTTCGGCGGCTATGAAGTGCAGCAGTCGAACCAGATGACCACGCTCACGCACAACCTGCTGTATGACTTCTCGGATCCGGGCAGCTATGTCGGCGTAGGTGTGAACTACACGGGCGACGGCAGCAACTGGGCGTGGAAATTCATGCTGGGCAACGAACAGTACCGCACGTATGGTTCCGTGGTGCAGACGGGCACCAACGCGTTGGGCGATCCGATCACCAGCAGCAACAAAATCCCCACTTTCACGGCACGGGTCGACTACACGTGGTCTAGCGCGCTGGATCTGGGCGGCTCGTTCAACATCGGCCGGCAAACGCTCGCCTCCGGACTCGACTCCAACGGCAATCCGGTGTACGGCGTGGGCGGTGCAGCGCCAAGCGCCTTTGGCACTTTCTTCTTCGCTGAAGCCGATGCCGCTTACACGCTCGCGGACGTCCAGTACAACGCCGAGCTCGACTACGGTCAGCAACAGAACGCTGCATTCAACGGCGGCCAGGCGCAGTGGTACGGCATCTCGTTGCTCGCGCACCGCAAGTTCACTTTGCCGACGGTGGGCCGCATGGGTGTGACGGCGCGTTACGACCTGCTCGCCGACACCAAGAACGGCGGTGGCGGCGGTGGCATCGCGCTGAACTCGAACGGTATGGACACGGCAGACGGTTTTGGCATCGGTGCAAGCTGCCTCGCGAATTCGAAGGCGAACGGTGGCCTGGGCTTCGAGTGCAAGGGCGCCGTCCACCAGGACGTCGCACTGGACCTGCTGTTCTATCCGACCCAGCAGATCACGGTGAAGGTGGAATACCGGCATGACTGGGCCACCCAGGATACGTTCCTGCGCAACGATGGCTCTTATAGCAAGTCCAACGACATGCTGGCCACGCAGTTCATCTACGCGTTTTAACCTGTACCGCCGAAGCGCGATTGCCTGCCGCAGGGTGTCGCGCCTCGGCCCTTATTGTGTTTTCTGCCTATGCTCCGGTTCTCGAACCAGCCCCATGCCGCGTCGTACTACGCCGCGACGCTCAACGATACGACCCGTCATGCCCCGCTCGACGGCACATTGAAGGTGGATGTCTGCGTGATCGGCGCCGGCCTCACCGGCATCTCGACCGCGCTCAACCTCGCGGAACGCGGCTATTCCGTTGCGGTGCTCGAAGCCTCGAAAGTCGGTTGGGCGGCGAGCGGGCGCAATGGCGGCCAGTTGATCGGCGGCTTTGCGTGCGATATGGATACGTTCGCAAAGCACATGCCCGCCGAAGACGTCAAACGTATGTGGGAGATGGGACTCGAGACGCTGGATATCGTCAGGGATCGCGTCGCCAGACATCAGATCGACTGCGATCTCAAGTTCGGCTATTTTCATGCGGCGAACAAACCGCGCGATGCCGCAGCGCTAAGGCAATCGCGAGATGAAGCACACACGCGCTTCGGTTACGACCGTTTCCGTTACATCGAGCAAGACGGCCTGAGCCACTACGTGCAGTCGACACGCTATCTGGGCGGCCTGTTCGATCCGGACAGCGGCCATTTGCATCCGCTCAATTACACGCTTGGCCTCGCGCGTGCGGCGTGCGCAGCGGGCGTGCAGATTTTCGAAGACAGTTGCGTGAGCCAGATGCGTAGCGAGGGCAATGGACATGTGATCGAAACCGCTCATGGCGAGGTGCAGGCGCAATTCGTTGCGCTCGCCTGCAACACCTGGCTGGGTGCGCTGGCACCTGAGCTCGCGCGCAAGATCATGCCGGTCGGCACGTATGTGATTGCCACCGAACCGCTCGACCCCGCGCGTGCGCGGGCCTTGATGCCGGCGCAAGCCGCCATCTGCGATAGCCGATTCGTGCTCGACTACTTCCGCCCCGCGCCGGATCACCGCGTGTTGTGGGGCGGCAAGGTCAGTTACTCGACGTTTGCGCCGCGCGATCTGGGCGAAGCAATGCGGCGCGATATGCTGAAGACTTTCCCGCAACTGGCCGACGTCAAGGTCGACTATGCGTGGGGCGGTTTCGTCGATATCACGATGAACCGCGCACCGCATTTCGGACGCCTCTCGCCCACTGTGTACTTCGCGCAAGGCTTCTCCGGTCACGGTGTCAACACCACGGGGCTGGCAGGCAAGCTGATCGCCGAGGCGATCGACGGCCAGGCCTCGCGTTTCGACCTGTTCGGCAAGATTCGCCACCGCGATTTTCCGGGTGGCGCTACACTGCGCACCCCTGCCCTCGTGCTCGCGATGGCCTGGTATCGAATGAAGGACCTGCTTTGATGGCTGACAGTCTCGACCGCCGTGCGGATGCACTGATCCGCGACTCCTATTACGAAGCGAGCGCCGTGCGCCCGCTCGCGGATGATCCGATGCTCGATGCCGCACTCGAAGCCGACGTCTGCGTGATCGGCGCGGGTTTTGCCGGGCTCTCGGTTGCGCTCGA
The sequence above is drawn from the Paraburkholderia phenazinium genome and encodes:
- a CDS encoding polyamine ABC transporter substrate-binding protein, which gives rise to MSASHTGRHLRHAVAGAALLAVTSFTALSVSPALAADTELNVYNWSDYIAKDTIPNFEKQDGIHVKYDNYDSDDTLQAKLLAGSSGYDIVVPTSNYMAKQIQAGVYQKLDKSKLPNLANLDPVLMKMITDADPGNQYGVPWAYGTDGIGYNLQAVQKALGADAPVDSWSLVFDPANLSKLKGCGVSFLDQAVDVFAAVLQYMHKDPNSTNPADYQAAFEVLKKVRPYITQFNSSGYINDLANNDICVAVAWSGDVGIASRRAAEAKRSYTVKFSNVKEGGLLWFDVMVIPKDAPHAEAALKWINYIEDPKVNAAITNEVFYPTANKAARQFVTPGVAQDTTVYPGDDVLSKMTLMKPMPSDILRLENRLWAQLKTGH
- a CDS encoding ABC transporter ATP-binding protein is translated as MNSTTSNSAAQAARNAAKAAVTTKSKSDEFVRIENVVKKFGDSTAVDNVNLTIAKNELFALLGSSGCGKSTLLRMLAGLETATSGRIFVDGEDLAAMPPYKRPVNMMFQSYALFPHMSVESNIAFGLKQEGTPKNEIKERVADALHLVQMSRFAGRKPHQLSGGQQQRVALARSLVKRPKLLLLDEPMSALDKKIRQKTQLELVNIIEKVDVTCVMVTHDQEEAMTMAGRLAVMSEGRIVQIGTPSQVYEFPNSRFSAEFIGTTNMFEGVVVEDEPDHIFVESEDLEARMYVSHGITGPLGMPVGISVRPERVRVSLEKPGTPHNWARGVVSDVAYMGSYSLYHVRLPSGKTVVSNLSSSHLMSEGAPAYNDDVFVHWSPASGVVVTQ
- a CDS encoding ABC transporter permease subunit; the protein is MTTSVSTSSVAPGTLTRLLKRLSALLPSGRTTVIGVPFIWLTLFFALPFVLVLKISFADLRLSIPPYSDLVSMKDGVVHLAIQLGHYAFLLQDDLYIATYISSLKMAAISTFFCLLIGYPIAYYIARSEPAKRNLLMMGVMLPFWTSFLIRVYAWIGILKDDGLLNHTLMAIGMIHSPLRLYHTDIGVYIGMVYSYLPFMVMPLYAHLVKMDLTLLEAAYDLGAKPWTAFTRITLPLSKNGIIAGSLLVFIPAVGEYVIPELLGGADTLMIGRVMWDEFFNDMDWPMASAVTVAMVLLLLVPMAVFQYYQVKELEGAK
- a CDS encoding ABC transporter permease subunit, whose translation is MIRPNRKLSNTVLTLGFLFLYIPIISLVVYSFNESKLVTVWSGFSLKWYGALLQDDELLSAAWLSLKIGLLTACASVVIGTWAGFVLARFGRFRGFTMFAGMINAPLVIPEVIQGISLLLLFVALEQMLGWPKGRGLFTIWIGHVMLCVSYVAIIVQSRVKELNKSLEEAALDLGATPFKVFFLITLPLISQALMSGWLLSFTLSFDDLVLSAFLSGPGSTTLPLVVFSRVRLGLNPEMNALATIFITVVTIGVIAVNRWMQIRERKRTRDMQMAFAVAEAADAATVTPQPAAVRKSLGTVRV
- a CDS encoding DUF3138 family protein, yielding MRKKLICLLVAGSLPGVAMADATSDEIKALQAQLNALQKEVKQLRSEVAAKPKAVAAAPAPAPAAAPAVAAAPVDISSPDYGKSQATLTNDQVDSMKQQIANQQLKVDSLVDAQNTGPIAGLSITGYIDPTYVYNRAPGTSSFLFANHESSYNYFNSTFGDLYLDIKKTFGVGPMAPSAEITLMPNRGNGITLLQNEHGTIGDNILNTAVVTVPVTATTTFVAGLMPSFGGYEVQQSNQMTTLTHNLLYDFSDPGSYVGVGVNYTGDGSNWAWKFMLGNEQYRTYGSVVQTGTNALGDPITSSNKIPTFTARVDYTWSSALDLGGSFNIGRQTLASGLDSNGNPVYGVGGAAPSAFGTFFFAEADAAYTLADVQYNAELDYGQQQNAAFNGGQAQWYGISLLAHRKFTLPTVGRMGVTARYDLLADTKNGGGGGGIALNSNGMDTADGFGIGASCLANSKANGGLGFECKGAVHQDVALDLLFYPTQQITVKVEYRHDWATQDTFLRNDGSYSKSNDMLATQFIYAF